A single window of Xylocopilactobacillus apicola DNA harbors:
- a CDS encoding ATP-dependent Clp protease ATP-binding subunit yields the protein MICQNCKQRPATIHLFANREGQKKELDLCQFCYQQLKEQQIGDIANSKNFDPSNLLEVFFKESADNGAIQNNVGNPNDSEQSFEQNDQSPQQPNNNLGRFLGKFGVDLTEQARVGKIDPVIGRDKEISRVIEILNRRTKNNPVLIGEAGVGKTAVVEGLAERIAEGKVPQKLRDKKIVRLDVVSLVQGTGIRGQFEQRMQQLIDELKSNRSIILFIDEIHEIVGAGNAEGGMDAGNVLKPALSRGDLQIVGATTSNEYRSIEKDSALARRLQAVMVSEPTVKESIKILQGLQKRYEDYHHVHYSEKSIEAAVELSSRYIQDRFLPDKAIDLMDESGSQKNLLIDVVDPQVIQNKIQKVEEQKNQALREEDYEKAAYYRDQVTKLKDAQKSEDQKMAEWPEVTVRDIEKIVEKTTNIPVGELQSKEQQQLKTLAVDLKKKVIGQDEAVDKVARAIRRNRIGFNKSGRPIGSFLFVGPTGVGKTELAKQLAKTLFGTENSMIRFDMSEYMEKFSVSKLIGSPPGYVGYEEAGQLTERVRRNPYSLILLDEVEKAHPDVLNMFLQILDDGRLTDSKGRTVSFKDTIIIMTSNAGQGTTEASVGFGASKSGSSHSVLNQLSDYFKPEFLNRFDDIVEFQSLSKTDLLKIVNIMLNDTNADISNQGISIHVTDPAKEKIVELGYDPKMGARPLRRVIQEQVEDKVADFYLDHPQNTSIEVRVNSGNIVVNKSEKS from the coding sequence AATGTTGGTAATCCAAATGATTCTGAACAAAGTTTTGAACAGAACGACCAATCCCCTCAACAACCAAATAATAATTTAGGTCGTTTTTTAGGCAAATTTGGCGTTGACTTAACAGAACAGGCCCGAGTCGGAAAAATCGACCCAGTAATTGGGCGAGATAAAGAAATCTCTCGTGTAATTGAAATTTTAAACAGAAGAACGAAGAACAATCCCGTTTTAATCGGGGAAGCTGGAGTTGGCAAGACAGCCGTAGTAGAAGGACTAGCTGAAAGAATTGCCGAAGGAAAAGTGCCACAAAAACTTAGAGACAAAAAAATTGTTCGCCTCGATGTTGTATCTCTCGTTCAAGGGACCGGAATTCGCGGTCAGTTTGAACAACGAATGCAACAATTAATTGATGAGTTAAAGAGTAATCGATCAATTATTCTGTTTATTGATGAAATTCATGAAATTGTTGGCGCTGGAAACGCCGAGGGTGGAATGGACGCTGGCAATGTTTTAAAACCCGCATTATCTCGCGGCGATCTTCAAATTGTCGGTGCTACTACTTCAAATGAATATCGTAGCATTGAAAAAGATTCAGCATTAGCTAGAAGATTGCAAGCTGTAATGGTAAGTGAACCAACGGTAAAAGAATCAATTAAAATACTACAAGGCCTTCAAAAACGTTACGAAGACTATCACCACGTTCACTATTCTGAGAAATCGATTGAAGCTGCAGTAGAACTTTCAAGCCGTTACATTCAAGATCGTTTCTTACCAGATAAAGCAATTGATTTGATGGACGAAAGTGGTTCCCAAAAAAATCTTTTGATTGACGTAGTAGATCCTCAAGTGATTCAAAATAAAATTCAAAAAGTGGAAGAGCAGAAGAATCAGGCTCTTCGTGAAGAGGACTACGAAAAAGCCGCTTATTACCGCGATCAGGTTACTAAGTTAAAGGATGCGCAAAAATCTGAAGATCAAAAGATGGCTGAATGGCCAGAAGTAACTGTCAGAGATATTGAGAAAATCGTCGAAAAAACGACCAATATCCCCGTTGGAGAACTTCAATCTAAAGAACAACAGCAGCTTAAAACTTTGGCCGTTGACCTTAAAAAGAAAGTAATTGGTCAAGATGAAGCAGTGGATAAAGTTGCCAGAGCGATTAGAAGAAATCGAATTGGGTTTAATAAATCTGGTCGTCCGATCGGATCATTTCTTTTTGTTGGTCCAACAGGTGTAGGAAAAACGGAACTTGCAAAACAATTAGCAAAAACTTTATTTGGAACTGAAAATTCTATGATCAGGTTTGACATGTCTGAGTACATGGAGAAATTCTCAGTTTCAAAATTGATCGGCTCTCCTCCTGGTTATGTTGGATATGAAGAAGCAGGTCAGTTAACAGAAAGAGTTCGGCGCAATCCTTATAGCCTTATTTTACTTGACGAAGTTGAAAAGGCTCACCCTGACGTTTTGAATATGTTTCTACAAATTCTTGATGATGGTCGACTCACCGATTCAAAGGGACGCACGGTTAGTTTTAAGGATACCATCATCATTATGACTTCTAATGCTGGTCAGGGGACAACCGAGGCCAGTGTCGGTTTCGGAGCAAGTAAATCAGGAAGTAGTCATTCAGTTTTAAATCAACTAAGCGATTACTTTAAACCTGAATTTCTGAATCGTTTTGACGATATTGTCGAGTTCCAAAGTTTAAGTAAAACTGATCTTTTGAAAATTGTCAACATCATGTTAAATGACACGAATGCTGATATTTCCAATCAGGGAATTTCAATTCATGTGACAGATCCAGCAAAAGAGAAGATTGTTGAATTAGGATACGACCCCAAAATGGGAGCCAGACCGCTAAGACGTGTTATCCAAGAGCAAGTGGAAGATAAAGTTGCTGACTTTTACCTTGATCACCCGCAGAATACATCAATTGAGGTCAGAGTGAATTCAGGCAATATTGTTGTTAATAAGTCAGAAAAAAGTTAG